The Medicago truncatula cultivar Jemalong A17 chromosome 4, MtrunA17r5.0-ANR, whole genome shotgun sequence genome includes a region encoding these proteins:
- the LOC11407969 gene encoding two-component response regulator ARR5 isoform X2 produces the protein MDAAGEIFRSNLTELMEESPSGAGELHVLAVDDSLVDRKVIERLLKISSCKVTVVESARRALQFLGLDGENSDVAFDAVKVNLIMTDYSMPGMTGYELLKKIKQESSVFREIPVVIMSSENVLTRIDRCLEEGAEDFLLKPVKLSDVRRLKDFIMRGEVKDGEKCSLKRMRSSDDCSPCPSLSTTFSPMRHSCDPPSSVFSPLSPSTLSSKKSRL, from the exons ATGGATGCCGCCGGCGAGATTTTCCGTTCGAATTTGACGGAGTTAATGGAGGAATCACCTTCAGGTGCAGGTGAATTGCATGTGCTTGCTGTTGATGATAGTCTTGTTGATCGTAAAGTGATTGAACGTTTGTTGAAGATTTCTTCATGCAAAg tTACGGTTGTTGAGAGTGCAAGAAGAGCTCTTCAGTTTTTGGGATTGGATGGAGAGAACAGCGATGTTGCATTTGAT GCTGTGAAGGTTAATTTGATAATGACGGATTATTCCATGCCTGGGATGACAGGATATGAATTACTCAAGAAAATCAAG caGGAGTCTTCTGTTTTTAGAGAGATTCCAGTGGTGATCATGTCGTCGGAGAATGTTTTGACTCGAATTGATAG GTGTTTGGAGGAAGGAGCAGAGGATTTTTTGTTAAAGCCAGTCAAATTGTCAGATGTAAGACGCCTGAAAGATTTCATCATGAGAGGTGAAGTGAAGGATGGCGAGAAATGTTCTCTCAAAAGAATGCGATCATCAGATGATTGTAGTCCATGTCCATCTCTATCAACTACATTCTCACCAATGCGTCATTCATGTGATCCACCATCGTCGGTGTTCTCACCACTCTCACCATCAACATTATCCTCTAAGAAATCTAGACTGTGA
- the LOC11407969 gene encoding two-component response regulator ARR5 isoform X3: MDAAGEIFRSNLTELMEESPSGAGELHVLAVDDSLVDRKVIERLLKISSCKVTVVESARRALQFLGLDGENSDVAFDAVKVNLIMTDYSMPGMTGYELLKKIKESSVFREIPVVIMSSENVLTRIDRCLEEGAEDFLLKPVKLSDVRRLKDFIMRGEVKDGEKCSLKRMRSSDDCSPCPSLSTTFSPMRHSCDPPSSVFSPLSPSTLSSKKSRL; encoded by the exons ATGGATGCCGCCGGCGAGATTTTCCGTTCGAATTTGACGGAGTTAATGGAGGAATCACCTTCAGGTGCAGGTGAATTGCATGTGCTTGCTGTTGATGATAGTCTTGTTGATCGTAAAGTGATTGAACGTTTGTTGAAGATTTCTTCATGCAAAg tTACGGTTGTTGAGAGTGCAAGAAGAGCTCTTCAGTTTTTGGGATTGGATGGAGAGAACAGCGATGTTGCATTTGAT GCTGTGAAGGTTAATTTGATAATGACGGATTATTCCATGCCTGGGATGACAGGATATGAATTACTCAAGAAAATCAAG GAGTCTTCTGTTTTTAGAGAGATTCCAGTGGTGATCATGTCGTCGGAGAATGTTTTGACTCGAATTGATAG GTGTTTGGAGGAAGGAGCAGAGGATTTTTTGTTAAAGCCAGTCAAATTGTCAGATGTAAGACGCCTGAAAGATTTCATCATGAGAGGTGAAGTGAAGGATGGCGAGAAATGTTCTCTCAAAAGAATGCGATCATCAGATGATTGTAGTCCATGTCCATCTCTATCAACTACATTCTCACCAATGCGTCATTCATGTGATCCACCATCGTCGGTGTTCTCACCACTCTCACCATCAACATTATCCTCTAAGAAATCTAGACTGTGA
- the LOC11407969 gene encoding two-component response regulator ARR5 isoform X1, translated as MDAAGEIFRSNLTELMEESPSGAGELHVLAVDDSLVDRKVIERLLKISSCKVTVVESARRALQFLGLDGENSDVAFDVSKLCFWIINFVWMFVNLKFVDVYVVLLWWQAVKVNLIMTDYSMPGMTGYELLKKIKESSVFREIPVVIMSSENVLTRIDRCLEEGAEDFLLKPVKLSDVRRLKDFIMRGEVKDGEKCSLKRMRSSDDCSPCPSLSTTFSPMRHSCDPPSSVFSPLSPSTLSSKKSRL; from the exons ATGGATGCCGCCGGCGAGATTTTCCGTTCGAATTTGACGGAGTTAATGGAGGAATCACCTTCAGGTGCAGGTGAATTGCATGTGCTTGCTGTTGATGATAGTCTTGTTGATCGTAAAGTGATTGAACGTTTGTTGAAGATTTCTTCATGCAAAg tTACGGTTGTTGAGAGTGCAAGAAGAGCTCTTCAGTTTTTGGGATTGGATGGAGAGAACAGCGATGTTGCATTTGATGTAAGTAAATTATGTTTCTGGATTATTAACTTTGTTTGGATGtttgttaatttgaaatttgttgatgtttatgttgttttgttatGGTGGCAGGCTGTGAAGGTTAATTTGATAATGACGGATTATTCCATGCCTGGGATGACAGGATATGAATTACTCAAGAAAATCAAG GAGTCTTCTGTTTTTAGAGAGATTCCAGTGGTGATCATGTCGTCGGAGAATGTTTTGACTCGAATTGATAG GTGTTTGGAGGAAGGAGCAGAGGATTTTTTGTTAAAGCCAGTCAAATTGTCAGATGTAAGACGCCTGAAAGATTTCATCATGAGAGGTGAAGTGAAGGATGGCGAGAAATGTTCTCTCAAAAGAATGCGATCATCAGATGATTGTAGTCCATGTCCATCTCTATCAACTACATTCTCACCAATGCGTCATTCATGTGATCCACCATCGTCGGTGTTCTCACCACTCTCACCATCAACATTATCCTCTAAGAAATCTAGACTGTGA
- the LOC25493773 gene encoding uncharacterized protein encodes MGSDSIAAVPIPSAANTKNPGKKKRTNRSAKLKQYKIDARREQWLSQGAVKKKGCKDGLDDDVHVSSSPVGKQSKREMEKVGTRRRGGEDDVLIHQDSDSESPSNSPISPNSSVLCGNDSGTNFTGSSSGASSSSSSSSSGGCFSGNITEEEEDDEEEVEQEEEVDDGCLDDWEAVADALAADEKHRASPQDEPVVETDSSCEVTDGLSSGCLDSKPGSGGTVPRASGNGKAWRADDAFRPQTLPNLSKQHSMPNPRFVGGVPWSCMSVPSNCPICCEDLDLTDTSFLPCNCGFRLCLFCHKRILEQDARCPGCRKQYECEPIETEASVHGGSLTLRLARSVSMIERS; translated from the exons ATGGGTTCCGATTCAATCGCCGCCGTTCCGATTCCTTCCGCCGCTAACACCAAGAACCCTGGCAAAAAGAAGAGG ACCAATAGGTCGGCGAAATTGAAGCAGTATAAGATTGATGCTCGTCGTGAACAATGGCTATCTCAAG GTGCAGTAAAGAAGAAGGGTTGCAAGGATGGATTGGACGATGATGTCCACGTGTCGTCGTCACCGGTGGGGAAACAGAGCAAACGTGAAATGGAGAAAGTGGGGACGAGGCGTAGAGGTGGAGAGGATGACGTGTTGATTCATCAAGACAGTGATTCGGAGTCGCCGTCAAACAGTCCTATCAGTCCTAATAGTAGTGTGTTGTGTGGTAATGATTCCGGGACGAATTTCACTGGTAGTAGCAGTGGTGCAAGCAGTAGCAGTAGTAGTTCTAGTAGTGGTGGGTGTTTCTCCGGGAATATTacggaagaggaagaagatgatgaagaagaagtagAACAAGAGGAGGAGGTAGATGATGGATGCTTGGATGATTGGGAGGCTGTGGCAGATGCTTTAGCCGCCGATGAGAAGCATAGAGCCTCTCCACAGGATGAACCCGTTGTGGAAACGGATTCATCTTGTGAAGTGACTGATGGTTTGAGTTCAGGATGTTTGGATTCCAAACCGGGGAGTGGTGGAACGGTTCCTCGGGCTTCCGGTAATGGCAAAGCTTGGAGGGCTGATGATGCTTTTCGCCCTCAGACTTTGCCCAATCTGTCGAAGCAGCATAGTATGCCGAATCCACGTTTTGTAGGAGGGGTTCCCTGGTCTTGCATGTCTGTGCCATCCAATTGTCCAATTTGCTGTGAGGATCTCGATTTAACGGACACGAGTTTTCTTCCATGCAATTGTGGTTTTCGGCTTTGTCTCTTTTGCCACAAGAGGATTCTTGAGCAGGATGCTCGTTGTCCTGGGTGCAGGAAGCAATATGAGTGTGAACCTATTGAGACAGAAGCAAGTGTGCATGGAGGTAGCCTTACTCTTCGGTTGGCTCGTTCTGTTAGCATGATCGAAAGGTCTTGA
- the LOC25493774 gene encoding TORTIFOLIA1-like protein 3, whose amino-acid sequence MSSPQNVKQKVFTCLTKLSDRDTHSLAATELITIARNLDTTTVPVFLSCMYSTDASDKSPVRKQCVQLFGLLSETHGNTLSPYLSKILANVIRRLRDTDSSVRSACVNSVSALSCHVTKQPFYTFLKPLSEALFTEQEQNAQIGAALCLASAIDGAPDPEPARLAKLLPKFQKLLKREVFKAKPALLTLIGSVVEAGGASGHASLKNLVPCLVESLSNRDWAVRKAAAETLVVLANVERDFLSEFKADCMKVFDNRRFDKVKLVREVMNQMLEAWKHIPDVSDDFSPPPKSQSSSKENASDGRYPPVSQNSCNPGSVMANLRRRSAPVNRFSPPDSSTASNGKNVSSLSSNKRRSLGVSRKLNQKNWDVQVAMADQGELQERDENGTPLETSKVDKSRFLKPEMNRALLNKNSDDRIKKHGGSRVVPYHEESQDSVPVNNVSKDLFKNDKESEELSLIRNQLQQIEKQQSSLLDLLQKFIGSSQNGMRSLETRVHGLELALDDISYDLAVSNGRMTNSNVPRNSCCLLPGADFLSSKFWRKTQGQYSSPQFSRRGGAPSLATTHYTAGRNAETNFTSQRFRLDGGFITNPLAEVHTNSRNFA is encoded by the exons ATGTCGTCACCGCAGAACGTAAAACAAAAGGTATTCACATGTCTAACCAAACTCTCCGACCGCGACACTCACTCCCTCGCCGCAACAGAACTCATCACAATTGCACGTAACCTCGACACAACCACCGTACCGGTTTTCCTCTCTTGCATGTACTCCACCGACGCTTCCGATAAATCTCCGGTACGGAAGCAATGCGTCCAGCTTTTCGGATTACTCTCCGAAACTCACGGTAACACGCTTTCTCCTTACCTGTCGAAGATCCTCGCCAACGTAATTCGACGGCTTCGTGATACCGACTCGTCGGTCCGATCCGCGTGTGTGAATTCCGTTTCAGCATTATCTTGCCACGTCACGAAGCAACCGTTTTATACCTTTCTGAAACCGTTATCGGAAGCTCTGTTCACCGAGCAAGAACAGAACGCGCAAATTGGCGCTGCACTTTGTCTTGCTTCCGCGATCGACGGAGCTCCGGATCCAGAACCTGCTAGATTAGCGAAGCTGTTGCCGAAGTTCCAGAAGCTTCTTAAGCGTGAAGTGTTTAAGGCGAAACCGGCATTATTGACGCTGATCGGAAGTGTTGTTGAAGCTGGTGGCGCGTCTGGTCACGCTTCTTTGAAGAATTTGGTTCCGTGTTTGGTGGAATCGTTGAGCAATCGTGATTGGGCGGTGAGGAAAGCTGCGGCGGAGACGCTGGTGGTTTTGGCTAACGTGGAGAGGGATTTCTTGTCAGAATTCAAGGCTGATTGTATGAAAGTTTTCGATAATCGACGATTTGATAag gTGAAGTTAGTTCGTGAAGTTATGAATCAGATGTTGGAAGCATGGAAGCATATCCCTGATGTTTCTGATGATTTTTCGCCACCTCCGAAATCGCAATCTTCCTCTAAAG AGAATGCGAGTGATGGGCGGTATCCTCCGGTGTCTCAAAATTCATGTAATCCTGGTTCAGTAATGGCGAATCTAAGGAGGAGATCAGCTCCTGTTAACAGATTCAGTCCACCAGATAGTTCTACTGCTAGCAATGGCAAGAATGTGAGTTCCTTAAGTAGTAATAAGAGAAGGAGTTTGGGTGTTTCGCGAAAATTAAACCAAAAGAATTGGGATGTTCAAGTGGCCATGGCTGATCAGGGTGAACTCCAGGAGAGGGATGAAAATGGAACTCCTTTGGAAACAAGCAAAGTGGATAAAAGCAGATTTCTAAAGCCAGAAATGAATCGAGcactattaaataaaaattctgATGATAGAATAAAAAAGCATGGTGGATCTCGTGTGGTTCCGTATCATGAAGAGAGTCAGGACTCAGTTCCTGTCAATAATGTTTCCAAAGATCTTTTTAAGAATGATAAAGAGAGTGAAGAGTTATCTTTGATCCGCAACCAGTTGCAACAAATCGAGAAGCAACAGTCGAGTCTACTTGATCTTCTGCAG AAATTCATTGGAAGCTCACAAAATGGAATGCGATCTTTAGAGACCCGTGTACATGGCCTTGAGTTGGCATTGGATGACATCTCTTATGATTTGGCTGTATCAAATGGAAGGATGACTAATTCTAATGTCCCTCGTAATTCATGTTGCTTGCTACCTGGAGCAGATTTTTTGAGCTCTAAATTCTGGAGGAAAACACAGGGCCAGTATTCATCTCCGCAGTTCTCTCGACGTGGTGGTGCTCCATCACTTGCTACCACGCACTACACAGCTGGCAGGAATGCTGAAACTAATTTTACAAGCCAGAGATTCAGGCTTGATGGAGGTTTTATCACTAATCCTCTGGCAGAGGTACACACTAATTCAAGGAACTTTGCTTGA